A window of Kiloniellales bacterium contains these coding sequences:
- a CDS encoding DUF1622 domain-containing protein — protein MEDFKNLITIVTYGVEGFGVVIIVVGSLIATFNFLRRWRSESTEANYQDYRHVVGRSIILGLEFLIAGDVIRTVVVSHTLSSVAVLALIVVIRAFLSFTLVVEIEGRLPWQKAATEESG, from the coding sequence ATGGAAGACTTCAAGAACCTGATCACGATCGTGACCTATGGGGTCGAGGGCTTCGGCGTGGTCATCATCGTCGTCGGGTCTCTGATCGCCACCTTCAACTTCCTGCGGCGGTGGCGGAGCGAGTCGACCGAGGCCAACTATCAGGATTACCGCCATGTCGTGGGCCGTTCGATCATCCTGGGCCTGGAATTCCTGATCGCCGGCGATGTCATTCGCACGGTGGTCGTGTCGCACACGCTCTCGAGTGTCGCCGTCCTCGCCCTCATCGTCGTGATCCGCGCCTTCCTGAGCTTCACCCTCGTCGTGGAGATCGAGGGGCGCCTTCCATGGCAAAAGGCGGCGACGGAGGAAAGCGGGTAG
- a CDS encoding (2Fe-2S)-binding protein: MVRFVLNGETREVQAEPDTPLLWVIREELGLTGTKFGCGMALCGACTVHLDGSPIRSCSTAVGDVEGSEITTIEGVGSKAAQAVQAAWEALDVVQCGYCQSGQIMSAVALLEENPKPSDEDIDAAMSGNVCRCATYVRIRAAIHRAAETMEG, encoded by the coding sequence ATGGTTCGATTCGTCCTCAACGGGGAAACCCGGGAGGTCCAGGCCGAGCCGGATACGCCCTTGCTGTGGGTGATCCGCGAGGAGCTGGGGCTGACCGGCACGAAGTTCGGTTGCGGCATGGCGCTCTGCGGCGCCTGCACGGTGCATCTCGACGGCAGTCCGATCCGGTCCTGCTCGACCGCGGTCGGTGACGTCGAAGGCAGCGAAATCACGACCATCGAAGGCGTCGGGAGCAAGGCGGCGCAAGCGGTCCAGGCCGCCTGGGAGGCCCTGGACGTGGTCCAGTGCGGCTACTGCCAGTCCGGCCAGATCATGTCGGCCGTCGCCCTGCTCGAGGAGAACCCCAAGCCCAGCGACGAGGACATCGACGCGGCGATGAGCGGCAATGTCTGCCGCTGCGCCACCTATGTCCGGATCCGCGCCGCCATCCACCGGGCGGCCGAGACGATGGAGGGCTGA
- a CDS encoding xanthine dehydrogenase family protein molybdopterin-binding subunit, with amino-acid sequence MLHKITQAARPSRRRFLQTGALAGAGLVIGLHLPLRAAKSAAAGGDFAPNAFVRIAKDDSVTILAKHIEFGQGSHTGLATILAEELDAAWEQVRVEAAPANAEVYNNLHWGPFQGTGGSSSIANSYEQLRRAGAMARALLVEAAAQTWGVPDTEITVEKGRVHHAGSGKSSSFGALAEKAASLPTPAEVVLKDPKDFSLIGTRVPRLDSRAKTRGEAVFTMDLKLPGMLTALIARPPRFGGKAKTVKSEAAKAVKGVTDVVETPRGVAVVAEGFWAAKKGRDALEIDWDDSQAETRGSAEIMAQYKELAKQPGNPALTAGDSEAALAAADKVLEAAFEYPFLAHAPMEPLDCVVDLKSDSCEIWTGSQLQTGDHMAAAAITGLPPEKVQVHTLLAGGSFGRRATPDSDMVSEAVMVAKAIGGRAPVKVIWTREDDIQGGRYRPMYYHTIRAGLNAEGRLVGWQHRIVGQSIVQGTPFEGALVKNGIDQTSVEGASNLPYAIPNVLVDLHTTDVKVPVLWWRAVGSTHTAYTVETFLDELAEAAGKDPVEFRLEMLKDHPRHAAVLKLAAEKAGWGKSMPKGKGIGISVHESFHSFVAQAAEVSVDGDGAITVDKVVCAVDCGRPVNPDVIVAQMEGGIGYGLGAILHDAITLDGGRVEQSNFHDYLPLRIEEMPEVEVHIVDSAEAPTGVGEPGTPPIGPAVANAVYNATGRRLRSLPFARHDLTST; translated from the coding sequence ATGCTGCACAAGATCACCCAGGCGGCCCGGCCCTCGCGCCGCCGGTTCCTCCAGACCGGCGCCCTGGCCGGCGCCGGCCTGGTCATCGGGCTGCACCTGCCGCTGCGCGCCGCCAAGTCGGCGGCGGCCGGCGGCGACTTCGCCCCCAACGCCTTCGTCCGCATCGCAAAGGACGACAGCGTCACGATCCTGGCCAAGCACATCGAGTTCGGCCAGGGCAGCCACACCGGGCTCGCGACCATCCTGGCCGAGGAGCTCGACGCCGCCTGGGAGCAGGTCCGCGTCGAGGCGGCCCCGGCCAACGCCGAGGTCTACAACAACCTGCACTGGGGCCCCTTCCAGGGCACCGGCGGCAGCTCTAGTATCGCCAACTCCTACGAGCAGCTGCGCCGGGCCGGCGCCATGGCCCGCGCCCTGCTGGTCGAGGCGGCGGCGCAGACCTGGGGCGTGCCGGACACCGAGATCACGGTCGAGAAGGGCCGGGTCCACCACGCCGGCAGCGGCAAGAGCAGCAGCTTCGGCGCCTTGGCCGAAAAGGCGGCGAGTCTGCCGACCCCGGCCGAGGTCGTGCTGAAGGACCCCAAAGACTTCAGCCTGATCGGCACCCGGGTGCCGCGGCTCGACTCCCGCGCCAAGACCCGCGGCGAGGCCGTCTTCACGATGGACCTGAAGCTGCCCGGCATGCTCACCGCGCTGATCGCCCGGCCGCCGCGCTTCGGCGGCAAGGCCAAGACCGTGAAGTCGGAGGCGGCCAAGGCGGTCAAGGGCGTGACCGACGTGGTCGAGACGCCGCGCGGCGTGGCCGTGGTGGCCGAGGGCTTCTGGGCCGCCAAGAAGGGCCGCGACGCCCTGGAGATCGACTGGGACGACAGCCAGGCCGAGACCCGCGGCAGCGCCGAGATCATGGCCCAGTACAAGGAGCTGGCCAAGCAGCCGGGCAACCCGGCCCTGACCGCCGGCGACAGCGAGGCCGCCCTGGCCGCCGCGGACAAGGTACTGGAGGCGGCCTTCGAGTACCCCTTCCTCGCCCATGCGCCGATGGAACCGCTCGATTGCGTGGTCGACCTCAAGTCCGACTCCTGCGAGATCTGGACCGGCTCCCAGCTGCAGACCGGCGACCACATGGCGGCCGCGGCCATCACCGGCCTGCCGCCCGAGAAGGTCCAGGTCCACACCCTGCTGGCCGGCGGCAGCTTCGGCCGCCGGGCGACGCCGGACTCCGACATGGTCAGCGAGGCGGTCATGGTCGCCAAGGCGATCGGCGGCCGGGCGCCGGTCAAGGTGATCTGGACCCGCGAGGACGACATCCAGGGCGGCCGCTACCGGCCGATGTACTACCACACCATCCGCGCCGGCCTGAACGCCGAGGGCAGGCTGGTCGGCTGGCAGCACCGCATCGTCGGGCAGTCGATCGTCCAGGGCACGCCCTTCGAAGGTGCCTTGGTCAAGAACGGCATCGACCAGACCTCGGTCGAGGGCGCCAGCAACCTGCCCTATGCCATCCCCAACGTCCTGGTCGACCTGCACACCACCGACGTCAAGGTGCCGGTCTTGTGGTGGCGCGCGGTCGGCTCGACCCACACCGCCTACACGGTCGAGACCTTCCTCGACGAGCTGGCCGAGGCCGCCGGCAAGGACCCGGTCGAATTCCGGCTGGAGATGCTGAAGGACCATCCGCGCCACGCCGCGGTGCTCAAGCTCGCCGCAGAGAAGGCCGGCTGGGGCAAGTCCATGCCCAAGGGCAAGGGCATCGGCATCTCGGTGCACGAGTCCTTCCACTCCTTCGTCGCCCAGGCCGCGGAGGTCTCGGTCGACGGCGACGGTGCGATCACAGTCGACAAGGTGGTCTGCGCGGTCGACTGCGGCCGGCCGGTCAATCCGGACGTGATCGTGGCGCAGATGGAGGGCGGCATCGGCTACGGCCTGGGGGCGATCCTGCACGACGCCATCACCCTGGACGGCGGCCGGGTCGAGCAGTCGAACTTCCACGACTACCTGCCGCTCCGGATCGAGGAGATGCCCGAGGTCGAGGTCCACATCGTCGACTCGGCGGAAGCCCCGACCGGGGTCGGCGAGCCGGGCACGCCGCCGATCGGGCCGGCGGTGGCCAACGCGGTTTACAACGCCACGGGCCGGCGCCTGCGCAGCCTGCCCTTCGCCCGCCACGACCTGACCAGCACCTGA
- a CDS encoding dienelactone hydrolase family protein: MSKVPIDRRVLDLYDDYCHGRIERREFFARAGALTIGGVSALAMAESLLPRYAEAQTISFTDSRIKARYVEYPSPGGTSGQMRGYLVRPSGDGPFPAVLVIHENRGLNPYIEDVARRAAVEGFLALAPDGLSPIGGYPGNDDDGRAMQKTLDQAKLRQDMVNSAGYVKVHPLSNGKLGVTGFCWGGATTNFLAVTLGDELDAAVPFYGRAPAPEDVPKIRAPLLIHYAENDPRVNATRPDFEAALKAGNANYQMYSYPGTNHGFHNNSTARYDEAAANLAWERTMAFFKEHLG; the protein is encoded by the coding sequence ATGAGCAAGGTTCCGATCGACCGGAGAGTTCTGGATCTCTACGACGACTACTGTCACGGACGGATCGAACGGCGCGAGTTCTTCGCCCGTGCGGGGGCCTTGACCATCGGGGGCGTATCCGCGCTGGCCATGGCCGAGAGTCTGCTGCCGCGCTACGCCGAGGCGCAGACCATCTCCTTCACCGACTCCCGCATCAAGGCCCGCTACGTGGAATATCCCTCGCCGGGCGGCACCTCTGGGCAAATGCGCGGCTACCTGGTGCGACCGAGCGGCGACGGACCTTTCCCCGCCGTGCTGGTAATCCACGAGAACCGCGGCTTGAACCCCTACATCGAGGACGTGGCACGCCGCGCCGCCGTCGAAGGCTTCCTGGCCCTGGCCCCGGACGGCCTTTCGCCGATCGGCGGCTATCCCGGCAACGACGATGACGGCCGGGCCATGCAGAAGACCCTGGATCAGGCCAAGCTACGCCAGGACATGGTCAACAGCGCCGGCTACGTGAAGGTCCACCCGCTGTCGAACGGAAAGCTGGGTGTGACCGGATTCTGCTGGGGCGGCGCGACGACCAATTTCTTGGCGGTCACCCTGGGCGACGAGCTTGACGCGGCCGTGCCGTTCTATGGCAGGGCGCCGGCGCCGGAGGACGTGCCGAAAATCCGCGCGCCCCTGTTGATCCACTACGCAGAGAACGACCCGCGCGTCAATGCGACGCGGCCCGACTTCGAAGCCGCGCTCAAGGCTGGAAACGCCAACTATCAAATGTACAGCTACCCCGGCACGAACCACGGGTTCCACAACAACTCGACGGCGCGCTATGACGAAGCGGCCGCGAACCTGGCCTGGGAACGGACCATGGCATTCTTCAAGGAACACCTCGGCTAG
- a CDS encoding ATP-dependent DNA helicase, with translation MTADPAPADSGGRSDPRTRPALIAGLRGAYWLEAGGLAAGGGGELSHAEAAERAREARPLVCHLPATLRRLGCNPFAAFDLLELFAFVRPAAFCTPTPGGLAGALGLEPPEGPAQAAAFLPRAAERLLAELRARGEGRDALAIAWTMASGGWTWGPAVVGALGFGAGEGAAPRTGAGLRVWERLGEWSDHAPEPPPGHTPVSAAEARARLAELLGRKAEARPEQADYASAVSQAFQPRQKAGEPIAVLAEAGTGVGKTLGYIAPASLWAESNGGTVWLSTFTRNLQHQIDGELDRLYPEPATKARRVVVRKGRENYLCLLNLEEALGGLPARPRDAVALGLMARWALRSRDGDMVGGDFPGWLPELLGRGRTLGLTDRRGECVYSACAHYGKCYIEKSVRRARRARLVIANHALVMIQAVLGSEEGSLPARYVFDEGHHLFGAADAAFAAHLSGQDGHELRRWLRGVETSRQPSRLRGLRRRIEDLAAGDATTTELLEQVLRAARCLPAEGWGQRVAGAAPQGPAEAFLARVRQQVYARVQRPQDPYSLEAEVRPLGEGVLDAGHRLDAALAELERPLTQLEAELAARLDDDSAELDSETRRRIDGVCRGLARRRGTLAAWRGMLHSLGAETPEDFVDWFGVERREGRDLDVGMHRHWIDPTRPLAEILMRHAQGLVVTSATLTDGSGDGEADWAAAEARSGAAHLPTPAIRAQVASPFDYGATTRVLVVGDVRKDDRAQVAAAYRELFLAARGGALGLFTAIARLRAVHQLVGPAIDAAGLPLYAQHIEGMDTATLIDIFRSEEDACLLGTDAVRDGIDVPGRSLRLIVFDRVPWPRPDIRHKARRRVFGGRAYDDSLARLRLKQAFGRLIRRADDRGVFVLLDPALPSRLLGAFPEAVEVQRLGLAEAVATTRDFLEGY, from the coding sequence GGAGGCCGGCGGCCTGGCCGCGGGCGGCGGCGGCGAGCTGAGCCACGCCGAGGCCGCCGAACGGGCCCGGGAGGCGCGGCCCCTGGTCTGCCACCTGCCGGCGACGCTCCGGCGCCTGGGCTGCAACCCCTTCGCCGCCTTCGACCTGCTGGAGCTCTTCGCCTTCGTCCGCCCGGCCGCCTTCTGCACGCCGACGCCCGGCGGCCTAGCCGGCGCGCTCGGCCTGGAGCCGCCCGAGGGCCCGGCCCAGGCCGCCGCGTTCCTCCCGCGCGCGGCCGAGCGGCTGCTGGCCGAGCTGCGCGCCCGCGGCGAGGGCCGCGACGCCCTGGCGATCGCCTGGACCATGGCCAGCGGCGGCTGGACCTGGGGCCCGGCGGTGGTCGGCGCCCTGGGCTTCGGCGCCGGCGAGGGCGCCGCGCCGCGGACCGGTGCCGGCCTCAGGGTCTGGGAACGCCTGGGCGAATGGTCGGACCACGCGCCCGAGCCGCCGCCCGGCCACACGCCGGTCAGCGCCGCCGAGGCCCGGGCCCGCCTCGCCGAGCTGCTGGGCCGGAAAGCCGAGGCGCGGCCCGAGCAGGCCGACTACGCCTCGGCCGTGTCCCAGGCCTTCCAGCCGCGCCAAAAGGCCGGCGAGCCGATCGCGGTCCTGGCCGAGGCCGGCACCGGGGTCGGCAAGACCCTGGGCTACATCGCCCCCGCCAGCCTCTGGGCCGAGAGCAACGGCGGCACGGTCTGGCTTTCCACCTTTACCCGCAACCTGCAGCACCAGATCGACGGCGAGCTCGACCGGCTCTATCCCGAGCCGGCGACCAAGGCGCGCCGGGTCGTGGTCCGCAAGGGCCGGGAGAACTACCTCTGCCTGCTGAACCTGGAGGAGGCCCTGGGCGGCCTGCCGGCGCGGCCGCGCGACGCGGTCGCCCTCGGCCTGATGGCGCGCTGGGCCCTCAGGAGCCGCGACGGCGACATGGTCGGCGGCGACTTCCCGGGCTGGCTGCCCGAGCTGCTGGGCCGCGGCCGGACCCTCGGGCTGACCGACCGCCGGGGCGAATGCGTCTACTCCGCCTGCGCCCACTACGGCAAGTGCTACATCGAGAAGAGCGTGCGCCGAGCCCGCCGCGCCCGCCTGGTGATCGCCAACCACGCCCTGGTCATGATCCAGGCGGTGCTCGGCAGCGAGGAGGGCAGCCTGCCGGCGCGCTACGTCTTCGACGAGGGGCATCACCTCTTCGGCGCCGCCGACGCCGCCTTCGCCGCCCACCTCTCCGGCCAGGACGGCCACGAGCTGCGCCGCTGGCTGCGCGGGGTCGAGACCAGCCGCCAGCCGAGCCGCCTGCGCGGCCTGCGGCGGCGCATCGAGGACCTCGCCGCCGGCGACGCGACGACCACGGAGCTGCTGGAGCAGGTGCTGCGCGCCGCCCGCTGCCTGCCGGCCGAGGGCTGGGGCCAGCGGGTTGCCGGCGCGGCGCCCCAGGGCCCGGCCGAGGCCTTTCTTGCAAGGGTCCGCCAGCAGGTCTACGCCCGGGTCCAGCGGCCGCAGGATCCCTACAGCCTGGAGGCCGAGGTCCGGCCCCTGGGCGAGGGAGTCCTGGACGCCGGCCACCGCCTGGACGCCGCCCTGGCCGAGCTGGAGCGGCCCCTGACCCAGCTCGAGGCGGAGCTGGCCGCGCGGCTGGACGACGACTCGGCCGAGCTGGACAGCGAGACCCGGCGGCGCATCGACGGCGTCTGCCGCGGCCTGGCCCGGCGCCGAGGCACGCTCGCGGCCTGGCGCGGCATGCTGCACAGCCTGGGCGCCGAGACGCCCGAGGACTTCGTCGACTGGTTCGGGGTCGAGCGGCGCGAGGGCCGCGACCTCGACGTCGGCATGCACCGCCACTGGATCGACCCGACCCGGCCCCTGGCCGAGATCCTGATGCGCCACGCCCAGGGCCTGGTCGTGACCTCGGCGACCCTGACCGACGGCAGCGGCGACGGCGAGGCCGACTGGGCCGCCGCCGAGGCGCGCAGCGGGGCGGCGCACCTGCCGACGCCGGCGATTCGGGCCCAGGTCGCCTCGCCTTTCGACTACGGCGCGACGACCCGGGTCCTGGTGGTCGGCGACGTCCGCAAGGACGACCGGGCCCAGGTCGCCGCCGCCTACCGGGAGCTTTTTCTTGCCGCCCGCGGCGGCGCGCTCGGCCTCTTCACCGCCATCGCCCGCCTGCGCGCAGTCCACCAGCTCGTCGGGCCGGCCATCGACGCCGCCGGCCTGCCGCTCTACGCCCAGCACATCGAGGGCATGGACACCGCCACCCTGATCGACATCTTCCGCAGCGAGGAGGACGCCTGCCTGCTGGGCACCGACGCCGTGCGCGACGGCATCGACGTGCCCGGGCGCTCGCTGCGCCTGATCGTCTTCGACCGGGTGCCCTGGCCGCGCCCGGACATCCGCCACAAGGCCCGGCGCCGGGTCTTCGGCGGTCGCGCCTACGACGACAGCTTGGCCCGGCTGCGCCTCAAGCAGGCCTTCGGCCGCCTGATCCGGCGCGCCGACGACCGGGGCGTCTTCGTCCTGCTCGACCCGGCCCTGCCTTCGCGCCTGCTGGGCGCCTTCCCCGAGGCGGTCGAGGTCCAGCGCCTGGGCCTGGCCGAGGCGGTGGCCACGACCCGGGACTTTCTTGAGGGCTATTGA
- a CDS encoding DUF2252 family protein, translating into MSLRHGTALAEEGASSQEIGDTAAAEALSKSLVISLSDYDFSQNPELLERILSSAHGYFRFIGQRFAQAVCRRFAADLYVLAQVNLHGDAHLENYSVTDRQRGLADFDDATAGPFVLDLVRFGVSLRLASRAMGAGDRADGLVAAFLEGYRSGLRSGDAVPPEPALAARIRAEFPNGRRAMLAKAQAMLRPIETSRRDFEQAMQQYVTEMRAEHPDLPPGFFEIKDLGTFKLGIGSALSEKYLMRAEGATKDPDDDLLIEAKAVRDLKDIDCVQRPRVEVGRIAIAQARLAFEAPRYVGSVTMHPKLGFKRRQKFLVFAWDDNYTELSVPGSFETLQDLFDVARDVGIQLGRGHPKSIADPYEAALRRALLEEVSNLEADIRASIAAMTRWTIAAWKRVRDRAAAPGRAKATAPAATAD; encoded by the coding sequence TTGAGCCTGCGGCACGGCACGGCCCTGGCCGAAGAGGGTGCGTCTTCGCAAGAGATCGGTGATACCGCCGCTGCTGAGGCCCTCTCCAAGTCGCTGGTCATTTCGCTGAGCGACTATGATTTTTCCCAGAACCCCGAGTTGCTGGAGCGCATTCTCTCCAGCGCCCACGGCTACTTCCGCTTCATCGGCCAGCGCTTCGCGCAGGCGGTCTGCCGCCGCTTCGCGGCCGACCTCTACGTCCTGGCCCAAGTCAACCTGCACGGCGACGCGCATCTCGAGAACTACAGCGTCACCGACCGGCAGCGCGGACTGGCGGACTTCGACGACGCGACGGCGGGGCCCTTCGTGCTCGACCTGGTGCGCTTCGGCGTCTCGCTCCGTCTTGCCAGCCGGGCCATGGGCGCGGGCGACCGAGCTGACGGCCTCGTCGCCGCCTTTCTGGAAGGCTACCGTAGCGGCCTGCGAAGCGGTGATGCTGTTCCCCCCGAGCCGGCGCTGGCGGCCCGGATCCGGGCCGAATTCCCGAACGGGCGTCGGGCGATGCTGGCGAAGGCCCAGGCGATGCTGCGTCCGATCGAGACCTCGAGGCGGGATTTCGAACAGGCAATGCAGCAGTACGTCACGGAGATGAGAGCGGAACATCCCGACCTGCCGCCGGGCTTCTTCGAGATCAAGGACCTCGGCACCTTCAAGCTTGGCATCGGCAGCGCGCTCAGCGAGAAGTACCTGATGCGGGCCGAGGGCGCGACGAAGGATCCGGACGACGACCTGCTCATCGAGGCCAAGGCGGTCCGCGACCTCAAGGACATAGACTGCGTCCAAAGACCAAGGGTGGAGGTCGGCAGGATCGCGATCGCCCAGGCGCGCCTGGCCTTCGAAGCACCCCGCTACGTCGGCTCCGTCACCATGCATCCGAAGCTGGGCTTTAAGCGACGGCAGAAGTTCTTGGTCTTCGCCTGGGACGACAACTATACCGAGCTTTCGGTCCCCGGGTCCTTCGAGACCCTGCAGGATCTCTTCGACGTCGCCCGCGACGTCGGGATCCAATTGGGCCGTGGCCATCCCAAGAGCATCGCCGATCCCTACGAGGCGGCGTTGCGGCGCGCGCTGCTCGAGGAGGTTTCGAATCTCGAGGCCGACATCCGGGCCTCCATCGCCGCTATGACGCGCTGGACCATCGCAGCCTGGAAAAGGGTCCGCGACCGGGCCGCCGCACCGGGCCGGGCCAAGGCGACGGCTCCTGCCGCGACGGCGGACTAG
- a CDS encoding zinc transporter ZntB: MAEQDGLVFAYRIDGEGKAQSIGWEELSLADEDEGWLWIHLDRSAPRARDWLAEESGIDPLIVSDALLDEETRPRFTATEEGFLLILRGVNQDPSANPEDMVSIRIWAQARRLVSVRLRNLLAVEDLQRAVEAGAGPKTPGELVSALARGMVERLGGVISDLEDRLDDLEDEVLSSHRGELRGQLNALRREGIILRRYIAPQRDALAQLTGAKPGLFKNRHLTRLREVADDITRHVESLDSGRERAAVVQDELMNRLSEELNRNMFALSVIAGLFLPLGFVTGLLGVNLGGIPGAETPWAFAALCASVLGLGLLELWLFRRFKWI; encoded by the coding sequence ATGGCAGAGCAAGACGGACTCGTCTTCGCCTATCGAATCGACGGCGAAGGCAAGGCGCAATCGATCGGCTGGGAGGAGCTGAGCCTCGCCGACGAGGACGAAGGCTGGCTCTGGATTCACCTGGACCGTTCGGCGCCGCGGGCGCGCGACTGGCTCGCCGAGGAGAGCGGCATCGATCCGCTGATCGTCTCCGACGCGCTGCTCGACGAGGAGACGAGGCCGCGCTTCACGGCGACCGAGGAGGGCTTTCTGCTGATCCTCCGCGGCGTGAACCAGGATCCCAGCGCCAATCCCGAGGACATGGTCTCCATAAGGATCTGGGCTCAGGCACGGCGCTTGGTCAGCGTCAGGTTGCGTAACCTGCTCGCGGTCGAGGACCTGCAACGCGCGGTCGAGGCGGGAGCCGGCCCGAAGACGCCCGGCGAGCTCGTCTCCGCCCTGGCGCGGGGCATGGTCGAGCGCCTGGGCGGGGTCATCTCGGACCTGGAAGACCGTCTCGACGACCTCGAGGACGAAGTGCTGTCCAGCCATCGCGGGGAGCTGCGCGGCCAGCTGAACGCCCTGCGCCGCGAAGGCATCATCCTGAGGCGCTACATCGCCCCGCAGCGCGACGCGCTCGCGCAGCTGACCGGGGCCAAGCCAGGCCTCTTCAAGAACCGCCACCTGACCCGGCTGCGGGAGGTGGCCGACGACATAACCCGCCACGTCGAAAGCCTGGATTCCGGGCGGGAACGCGCGGCCGTCGTTCAGGACGAGCTCATGAACCGGCTTTCAGAGGAGCTGAACCGGAACATGTTTGCGCTCTCGGTCATCGCGGGGCTCTTTTTGCCGCTGGGCTTCGTCACCGGCCTGCTCGGCGTCAACCTGGGCGGCATCCCGGGCGCCGAGACGCCCTGGGCCTTCGCCGCGCTTTGCGCCTCGGTGCTGGGGCTCGGCCTGCTGGAGCTCTGGCTGTTCCGCCGTTTCAAGTGGATCTGA
- a CDS encoding tellurite resistance TerB family protein, whose protein sequence is MADTHSALIYTMVLVSAADRNMTDSELKSMGEIVSYLPVFRGYDPDSLPKTAKACAELLGDDKGLDKALDIIVDSVPERLRETAYAIACDVAAADGKATQEELRLLEMLRHRLQVGRLAAAAIERGSRARHQTL, encoded by the coding sequence ATGGCCGACACCCATTCCGCCCTGATCTACACCATGGTCCTGGTCTCCGCCGCGGACCGCAACATGACCGACTCCGAGCTCAAGTCGATGGGCGAGATCGTCAGCTACCTGCCGGTGTTCCGCGGCTACGATCCGGACAGCCTGCCCAAGACCGCAAAGGCCTGCGCCGAGCTCCTGGGCGACGACAAGGGCCTGGACAAGGCCCTCGATATCATCGTCGACAGCGTGCCGGAGCGGCTGCGCGAGACCGCCTATGCGATCGCCTGCGACGTCGCCGCCGCCGACGGCAAGGCGACCCAGGAGGAGCTGCGCCTGCTCGAGATGCTGCGCCACCGCCTGCAGGTCGGCCGCCTGGCCGCCGCCGCCATTGAGCGCGGTTCGCGGGCCCGGCACCAGACCCTCTGA
- a CDS encoding LysR family transcriptional regulator yields MELRHFRYFLAAAEEEHVGLAARRLNVSQPSLSRAVADLERELGVRLFERAGRGIRLNPAGRRFLEGTRQVLAEVERASTSARRVGAGEVGQLDIGAVDTVSWAGVVPEALRALRGTRPGVLLRLFPLSSLDQLAAIQGGRLDVGFLYNRPQDDPATRALAVAEDEVVLAVPADHGLAGAGKVALRDLAGEAFVSFPRAASPVYHDRLARACARRGFQPRVVQEAATGAGILAIVASGLGIAFVNSAVRWRRPHNIDLLEIEDLELKLVLDCVWRNDNEAPALAPFLEAVRGLAAAAR; encoded by the coding sequence ATGGAGCTCAGGCATTTTCGCTACTTCCTCGCCGCGGCCGAGGAGGAGCACGTCGGCCTCGCCGCGCGGCGGCTCAACGTCTCGCAGCCCTCGCTGTCCCGGGCGGTCGCCGACCTGGAGCGTGAGCTCGGGGTCCGGCTTTTCGAGCGCGCCGGCCGCGGCATCCGCCTGAACCCGGCCGGCCGGCGGTTCCTGGAGGGCACGCGGCAGGTGCTCGCCGAGGTCGAGCGCGCCAGTACCTCGGCGCGGCGGGTCGGTGCCGGCGAGGTCGGCCAGCTGGACATCGGCGCGGTGGACACGGTCTCCTGGGCCGGTGTGGTGCCGGAGGCGCTGCGGGCGCTGCGCGGCACCCGGCCGGGTGTCCTGCTGCGGCTCTTTCCCTTGAGCTCGCTGGACCAGCTGGCGGCGATCCAAGGCGGCCGGCTGGACGTCGGCTTCCTCTATAACCGGCCGCAGGACGACCCGGCGACCCGGGCCCTCGCCGTGGCCGAGGATGAGGTCGTCCTGGCCGTGCCGGCCGACCACGGCCTCGCGGGGGCCGGCAAGGTGGCCTTGCGGGACCTGGCGGGCGAGGCCTTCGTGTCCTTCCCGCGCGCGGCCAGCCCGGTCTATCACGACCGGCTGGCCCGGGCCTGCGCCCGGCGCGGCTTCCAGCCGAGGGTGGTCCAGGAGGCGGCGACGGGGGCCGGGATCCTCGCCATCGTCGCCAGCGGCCTGGGCATCGCCTTCGTCAACTCGGCAGTGCGCTGGCGGCGGCCGCACAACATCGACCTGCTGGAGATCGAAGACCTGGAGCTGAAGCTGGTGCTGGACTGCGTCTGGCGCAACGACAACGAAGCACCCGCCCTGGCGCCCTTCCTGGAGGCCGTCCGGGGTCTCGCGGCGGCGGCGCGGTGA